Proteins encoded together in one Meles meles chromosome 7, mMelMel3.1 paternal haplotype, whole genome shotgun sequence window:
- the A4GALT gene encoding lactosylceramide 4-alpha-galactosyltransferase isoform X2, translated as MPGPPECLLRLLRGAPRQRVCTLFIISFKFTFFVSVMIYWHIVGEPRGQREFSHLPAEVPCPRLVPPTLLSSTPPPGNIFFLETSDRTNPNFLFMCSVESAARAHPESRVVVLMKGLPGGNASLPRHLGLSLLGCFPNVHLLPLDLEELFRDTPLAAWYAARRRRWEPYVLPVLSDASRIALMWKFGGIYLDTDFIVLRNLQNLTNTLGTQSRYVLNGAFLAFERHHEFMALCMRDFVAHYNGWIWGHQGPQLLTRVFKKWCSIRSLDDSHACRGVTTLPSEAFYPVPWQDWRRYFQEVTPEELQRLLNATYAVHVWNKKSQGTRLEATSRALLAQLQARYCPTTHEAMKMYL; from the coding sequence ATGCCCGGGCCCCCTGAGTGCCTGCTGCGGCTGCTTCGGGGCGCCCCGAGACAGCGGGTCTGCACCCTGTTTATCATCAGCTTCAAGTTCACGTTTTTCGTCTCCGTCATGATCTACTGGCACATCGTGGGAGAGCCCAGAGGCCAGAGAGAGTTCTCTCACTTGCCTGCCGAGGTCCCCTGTCCCCGACTGGTGCCCCCTACACTGCTGTCCAGCACCCCGCCCCCGGGGAACATCTTCTTCCTGGAGACCTCAGACCGGACCAACCCCAACTTCCTGTTCATGTGCTCGGTGGAGTCGGCCGCCAGGGCCCACCCCGAGTCCCGGGTGGTGGTCCTGATGAAGGGGCTGCCCGGCGGGAACGCCTCCCTGCCCCGGCACCTGGGCCTCTCGCTCCTGGGCTGCTTCCCCAACGTGCACCTGCTGCCACTGGACCTGGAGGAGCTGTTCCGGGACACGCCCCTGGCGGCCTGGTACGCGGCCCGGCGGCGCCGCTGGGAGCCGTACGTGCTGCCCGTGCTCTCCGACGCCTCCCGCATCGCGCTCATGTGGAAGTTCGGCGGCATCTACCTGGACACGGACTTCATCGTCCTCAGGAACCTGCAGAATCTGACCAACACGCTGGGCACTCAGTCCCGCTACGTCCTCAACGGCGCCTTCCTGGCCTTCGAGCGCCACCACGAGTTCATGGCGCTGTGCATGCGCGACTTCGTGGCCCACTACAACGGCTGGATCTGGGGCCACCAGGGCCCGCAGCTGCTCACGCGGGTGTTCAAGAAGTGGTGCTCCATCCGCAGCCTGGACGACAGCCACGCCTGCCGCGGCGTCACCACCCTGCCCAGCGAGGCCTTCTACCCCGTGCCCTGGCAGGACTGGCGGAGGTACTTCCAGGAGGTCACCCCCGAGGAGCTGCAGCGGCTGCTCAATGCCACGTACGCCGTCCACGTGTGGAACAAGAAGAGCCAGGGCACGCGCTTGGAGGCCACGTCCCGGGCGCTGCTGGCCCAGCTGCAAGCCCGCTACTGCCCCACGACGCATGAGGCCATGAAGATGTACTTGTGA
- the A4GALT gene encoding lactosylceramide 4-alpha-galactosyltransferase isoform X1, which produces MPAVCPNVTLVSSRPASSCRGRSASSGENMPGPPECLLRLLRGAPRQRVCTLFIISFKFTFFVSVMIYWHIVGEPRGQREFSHLPAEVPCPRLVPPTLLSSTPPPGNIFFLETSDRTNPNFLFMCSVESAARAHPESRVVVLMKGLPGGNASLPRHLGLSLLGCFPNVHLLPLDLEELFRDTPLAAWYAARRRRWEPYVLPVLSDASRIALMWKFGGIYLDTDFIVLRNLQNLTNTLGTQSRYVLNGAFLAFERHHEFMALCMRDFVAHYNGWIWGHQGPQLLTRVFKKWCSIRSLDDSHACRGVTTLPSEAFYPVPWQDWRRYFQEVTPEELQRLLNATYAVHVWNKKSQGTRLEATSRALLAQLQARYCPTTHEAMKMYL; this is translated from the coding sequence ATGCCAGCCGTCTGCCCGAATGTGACGCTCGTCTCTTCCAGACCGGCCAGTTCCTGCCGCGGGCGCTCGGCGTCATCTGGGGAGAACATGCCCGGGCCCCCTGAGTGCCTGCTGCGGCTGCTTCGGGGCGCCCCGAGACAGCGGGTCTGCACCCTGTTTATCATCAGCTTCAAGTTCACGTTTTTCGTCTCCGTCATGATCTACTGGCACATCGTGGGAGAGCCCAGAGGCCAGAGAGAGTTCTCTCACTTGCCTGCCGAGGTCCCCTGTCCCCGACTGGTGCCCCCTACACTGCTGTCCAGCACCCCGCCCCCGGGGAACATCTTCTTCCTGGAGACCTCAGACCGGACCAACCCCAACTTCCTGTTCATGTGCTCGGTGGAGTCGGCCGCCAGGGCCCACCCCGAGTCCCGGGTGGTGGTCCTGATGAAGGGGCTGCCCGGCGGGAACGCCTCCCTGCCCCGGCACCTGGGCCTCTCGCTCCTGGGCTGCTTCCCCAACGTGCACCTGCTGCCACTGGACCTGGAGGAGCTGTTCCGGGACACGCCCCTGGCGGCCTGGTACGCGGCCCGGCGGCGCCGCTGGGAGCCGTACGTGCTGCCCGTGCTCTCCGACGCCTCCCGCATCGCGCTCATGTGGAAGTTCGGCGGCATCTACCTGGACACGGACTTCATCGTCCTCAGGAACCTGCAGAATCTGACCAACACGCTGGGCACTCAGTCCCGCTACGTCCTCAACGGCGCCTTCCTGGCCTTCGAGCGCCACCACGAGTTCATGGCGCTGTGCATGCGCGACTTCGTGGCCCACTACAACGGCTGGATCTGGGGCCACCAGGGCCCGCAGCTGCTCACGCGGGTGTTCAAGAAGTGGTGCTCCATCCGCAGCCTGGACGACAGCCACGCCTGCCGCGGCGTCACCACCCTGCCCAGCGAGGCCTTCTACCCCGTGCCCTGGCAGGACTGGCGGAGGTACTTCCAGGAGGTCACCCCCGAGGAGCTGCAGCGGCTGCTCAATGCCACGTACGCCGTCCACGTGTGGAACAAGAAGAGCCAGGGCACGCGCTTGGAGGCCACGTCCCGGGCGCTGCTGGCCCAGCTGCAAGCCCGCTACTGCCCCACGACGCATGAGGCCATGAAGATGTACTTGTGA